One region of Jatrophihabitans cynanchi genomic DNA includes:
- a CDS encoding sensor histidine kinase, translating into MSEHEAIAQQLQEGVLTPLSAVAARLDSVMALTRDAQVQRRVGEAAAELERIAATLRGQLRELQRGASAGVRSRLRELVLDAGQRLGCSPRFDAGDELDELPELLAEDLAAVLGEALANVIKHAYAGTLAVTVRTDGGVLTLRVTDDGVGPNDEPTSGRGLADMQARAEARGGSFGIEPNDPLGARLTWSVPL; encoded by the coding sequence GTGAGCGAGCACGAAGCGATCGCGCAGCAACTGCAAGAGGGCGTGCTCACCCCGCTGTCGGCGGTCGCCGCGCGGCTGGACTCGGTGATGGCATTGACGCGGGATGCGCAGGTACAACGGCGCGTCGGTGAGGCGGCGGCCGAGCTGGAGCGGATCGCGGCGACGCTGCGCGGCCAGCTGCGCGAGCTGCAGCGCGGCGCCAGCGCGGGGGTGCGCTCGCGGCTGCGCGAGCTGGTGCTGGACGCCGGGCAGCGGCTCGGCTGCAGCCCGCGCTTCGACGCGGGCGACGAGCTCGACGAGCTGCCCGAGCTGCTGGCCGAGGATCTCGCGGCGGTACTCGGCGAGGCCCTGGCGAACGTGATCAAGCACGCGTACGCGGGCACGCTCGCGGTGACGGTGAGGACCGACGGTGGCGTCCTCACCCTGCGGGTCACCGATGACGGGGTCGGTCCGAACGACGAGCCGACCAGCGGCCGCGGCCTGGCCGACATGCAGGCTCGCGCCGAGGCGCGCGGGGGATCGTTCGGCATCGAGCCGAACG
- a CDS encoding inositol monophosphatase family protein: MQDDLELAASLVREAGTLAARMLADGLTTHRKTSVSDVVSAADHAAERLVVDRLRAARPGDGVVGEEGTDEPGVRTWFIDPVDGTYNFLSGLPTWCSALALAEDTTPVLGAVFQATSDELWLGGRDLQTSCNGRPVDKLADRPVAELSLASYLHPTTLPDDGARIPLLRAMQAAATVRMLGSGSVELASIAGGRLGASVQLDSLDWDWFPGAALVHAAGGATAVFEAHGHRWHIAGNAQAVAELAELVQAAL; encoded by the coding sequence GTGCAGGACGATCTCGAGCTGGCCGCCTCGCTCGTGCGCGAGGCGGGCACGCTGGCCGCACGGATGCTGGCCGACGGGCTGACCACGCACCGCAAGACATCCGTCTCGGACGTGGTGTCCGCGGCCGACCACGCGGCCGAACGGCTGGTCGTCGACCGGCTGCGCGCGGCGCGCCCCGGCGACGGCGTCGTCGGCGAGGAGGGTACCGACGAACCCGGCGTCCGAACCTGGTTCATCGACCCGGTGGACGGCACCTACAACTTCCTGTCCGGCCTGCCGACATGGTGCTCGGCCCTGGCCCTCGCCGAGGACACGACGCCGGTGCTGGGCGCGGTCTTTCAGGCGACCTCGGACGAGCTGTGGCTCGGTGGCCGCGACCTGCAGACGTCCTGCAACGGCCGTCCGGTCGACAAGCTGGCCGACCGCCCCGTCGCCGAACTGTCGCTGGCGAGCTACCTGCACCCGACCACGTTGCCCGACGACGGCGCCCGCATCCCGCTGCTGCGCGCGATGCAGGCGGCCGCCACGGTGCGCATGCTCGGCTCCGGGTCGGTCGAGCTGGCCTCGATCGCGGGCGGCCGGCTCGGCGCCTCGGTGCAACTGGACTCGCTGGACTGGGACTGGTTTCCCGGCGCCGCCCTGGTGCACGCCGCCGGCGGCGCGACCGCGGTCTTCGAGGCGCACGGGCACCGCTGGCACATCGCGGGAAACGCGCAGGCCGTCGCCGAACTCGCCGAGCTGGTGCAGGCTGCACTGTGA